In Streptomyces sp. NBC_00483, a single window of DNA contains:
- a CDS encoding SDR family oxidoreductase has translation MKIDGARERRVRTGGIELCVVELGEPGGAERPTVVLVHGYPDSKEVWSEVAARLADHFHVVLYDVRGHGGSTAPQPLRGGFTLEKLTDDFLAVVDAVSPDRPVHLVGHDWGSVQSWEFVTVKRTQGRIASFTSMSGPSLDHFGHWIKQRVKKPTPAKVGQLLGQGAKSWYVYMLHTPVLPELAWRGPLGKRWPKILERVERVPAGDYPTSSLPSDAARGAWLYRDNVRSRLRRPREDAYAHAPVQLITPLGDAFLSPKLYDQLELWAPQLTRRVLPAKHWVPRTRPDQLAAWITEFVTAHEGQAAGVPAQRPAADGKHADRFAGQLVLVTGAGSGIGRATAFAFAEAGARVVAVDRDAESVARTAELAQLIGAPEAWGETVDVTDEQAMEKLAEKVAAEYGVVDVLVNNAGIGLSGSFFDTTPEDWKKVLDVNLWGVIHGCRLFGKQMAERGQGGHIVNTASAAAYQPSKALPAYSTSKAAVLMLSECLRAELAGQGIGVSAICPGLVNTNITATARFAGVDAEEEQRRQKKSSRLYGLRNYPPEKVAEAILGAVVHNKAVVPVTPEARGAHLMSRFTPKALRAVARMEPPL, from the coding sequence ATGAAGATCGACGGCGCGCGCGAGCGCCGGGTGCGCACGGGCGGTATCGAGCTGTGCGTCGTCGAGCTGGGGGAACCCGGCGGGGCCGAGCGGCCGACAGTGGTGCTCGTGCACGGCTACCCGGACTCCAAGGAGGTGTGGTCGGAGGTCGCCGCGCGCCTCGCTGATCACTTCCATGTGGTGCTCTACGACGTACGCGGACACGGCGGGTCGACGGCGCCGCAGCCGCTGCGCGGCGGCTTCACCCTGGAGAAGCTGACGGACGACTTCCTGGCGGTCGTCGACGCGGTGAGCCCGGACCGGCCCGTGCACCTGGTGGGACACGACTGGGGTTCGGTGCAGTCGTGGGAGTTCGTCACGGTCAAGCGCACGCAGGGCCGCATCGCGTCCTTCACGTCGATGTCGGGCCCGTCCCTCGACCACTTCGGGCACTGGATCAAGCAGCGCGTGAAGAAGCCCACGCCCGCCAAGGTGGGCCAGCTGCTCGGCCAGGGCGCCAAGTCCTGGTACGTGTACATGCTGCACACGCCGGTGCTTCCCGAGCTCGCCTGGCGCGGTCCGCTCGGCAAGCGCTGGCCGAAGATCCTGGAGCGCGTCGAGCGGGTCCCTGCGGGCGACTACCCGACGTCGTCGCTGCCCTCGGACGCCGCCCGCGGAGCCTGGCTGTACCGGGACAACGTACGGTCGCGACTGCGCCGCCCGCGCGAGGACGCGTACGCGCACGCGCCCGTGCAGCTCATCACGCCGCTCGGGGACGCCTTCCTGTCGCCGAAGCTGTACGACCAGCTGGAGCTGTGGGCGCCGCAGTTGACGCGCCGCGTCCTGCCCGCCAAGCACTGGGTTCCGCGCACCCGCCCCGACCAACTCGCGGCCTGGATCACCGAGTTCGTCACCGCGCACGAGGGGCAAGCGGCGGGAGTGCCCGCGCAGCGCCCGGCGGCCGACGGGAAGCACGCGGACCGGTTCGCCGGTCAGCTGGTCCTGGTGACCGGTGCGGGCAGCGGCATCGGCCGGGCCACCGCGTTCGCCTTCGCGGAGGCCGGCGCGCGCGTGGTCGCCGTCGACCGGGACGCAGAGAGCGTCGCGCGGACCGCCGAGCTGGCCCAGCTCATAGGCGCCCCCGAGGCGTGGGGCGAGACCGTGGACGTCACGGACGAGCAGGCCATGGAGAAGCTCGCCGAGAAGGTCGCCGCCGAGTACGGCGTGGTCGACGTCCTGGTGAACAACGCGGGGATCGGCCTGTCCGGCTCGTTCTTCGACACCACCCCGGAGGACTGGAAGAAGGTCCTCGACGTCAATCTGTGGGGCGTCATCCACGGCTGTCGCCTGTTCGGCAAGCAGATGGCCGAGCGCGGGCAGGGCGGCCACATCGTGAACACCGCGTCCGCGGCGGCGTACCAGCCCTCGAAGGCGCTCCCCGCGTACTCGACCTCCAAGGCCGCCGTCCTGATGCTCAGCGAGTGCCTGCGCGCCGAGCTGGCCGGGCAGGGCATCGGGGTCTCCGCGATCTGCCCCGGCCTGGTGAACACGAACATCACGGCGACGGCCCGCTTCGCCGGGGTGGACGCCGAGGAGGAGCAGCGCCGCCAGAAGAAGTCCTCCCGCCTGTACGGCCTGCGCAACTACCCGCCGGAGAAGGTCGCGGAGGCGATCCTGGGCGCCGTCGTGCACAACAAGGCGGTCGTCCCTGTCACCCCGGAGGCCCGCGGCGCCCACCTCATGTCCCGCTTCACGCCCAAGGCCCTGCGCGCGGTCGCACGGATGGAGCCGCCACTGTGA
- a CDS encoding M24 family metallopeptidase codes for MTSAVVRELSAELRGFREVQRLAYECAESVAAQLKPGVTEREAARMQREWLRERGVRDWFHLPFAWFGDRTAFANFRVPLQFFPTNRKLEAGMPFILDMAPVHQGYTADIGYSGCLGLNPVHDKLLSDLEAHRELILRELRERRSLREIYEDVERLMVRQGYANRHRAYPFGVIAHKVDRVKERRFNATLFGFGTQSLKGLASDALHGHRDGWSPLWSPYKFSDHPPQPGLWAVEPHLGFRGTGAKFEELLVVTDSKDPQESAFWLDDDLPHVRRWAEGI; via the coding sequence ATGACCTCAGCGGTGGTACGTGAACTCTCGGCGGAACTGCGGGGGTTCAGAGAAGTACAGAGGCTCGCGTACGAGTGCGCGGAATCGGTCGCGGCACAGCTCAAGCCGGGTGTGACGGAGCGCGAGGCGGCGCGGATGCAGCGGGAGTGGCTGCGCGAGCGCGGGGTGCGGGACTGGTTCCATCTGCCCTTCGCCTGGTTCGGGGACCGCACGGCGTTCGCGAACTTCCGCGTACCGCTGCAGTTCTTCCCGACGAACCGGAAGCTGGAGGCGGGGATGCCCTTCATCCTCGACATGGCGCCGGTCCACCAGGGGTACACCGCGGACATCGGCTACTCGGGCTGCCTCGGCCTCAACCCCGTGCACGACAAGCTGCTTTCGGACCTCGAGGCGCACCGCGAGCTGATCCTGCGCGAGCTGCGCGAGCGGCGTTCACTGCGGGAGATCTACGAAGACGTGGAGCGGTTGATGGTCCGCCAGGGCTATGCGAACCGGCACCGGGCGTATCCCTTCGGCGTGATCGCGCACAAGGTCGACCGGGTCAAGGAGCGGCGGTTCAACGCCACGCTGTTCGGCTTCGGCACCCAGTCCCTGAAGGGCCTGGCGAGCGACGCGCTGCACGGGCACAGGGACGGCTGGTCGCCGCTGTGGTCGCCGTACAAGTTCTCCGACCACCCGCCGCAGCCGGGGCTGTGGGCGGTCGAACCCCACCTCGGATTCCGGGGCACGGGCGCCAAGTTCGAGGAGCTTCTCGTGGTCACCGACTCCAAGGACCCGCAGGAGAGCGCCTTTTGGCTGGACGACGATCTGCCGCACGTGCGGCGCTGGGCGGAGGGCATCTGA
- a CDS encoding ABC transporter ATP-binding protein, protein MTVIATESLSKRFPKVTALDRLTMDIGPGVTGLVGSNGAGKSTMIKILLGLSPATEGRAEVLGLDVADPSSGPKIRERVGYMPEHDCLPPDVSATEFVVHMARMSGLPPTAARERTADTLRHVGLYEERYRPIGGYSTGMKQRVKLAQALVHDPQLVFLDEPTNGLDPVGRDDMLGLIRRVHADFGISVLVTSHLLGELERTCDHVVIIDGGKLLRSSSTTDFTQATATLAIEVTDSDEHPDGTKALREAFAQRGIETSAGGELPGAGHTVLITAQGEETYDVVRDIVADLGLGLIRMEQRRHQIAEVFRPEAEAQQEQGSERAAAWAATAASQQTGGAAR, encoded by the coding sequence GTGACTGTGATCGCGACCGAAAGCCTGAGCAAGCGGTTCCCCAAGGTGACCGCCCTTGACCGGCTGACCATGGACATCGGGCCCGGTGTGACCGGACTCGTCGGATCCAATGGAGCCGGCAAGTCCACCATGATCAAGATTCTGCTTGGTCTGTCCCCCGCGACGGAGGGCCGAGCCGAAGTGCTCGGGCTCGACGTCGCGGACCCCTCATCGGGTCCCAAGATCCGTGAGCGCGTCGGCTACATGCCGGAGCACGACTGCCTGCCGCCGGACGTCTCGGCGACCGAGTTCGTCGTCCACATGGCGCGCATGTCGGGCCTGCCGCCCACGGCAGCCCGCGAGCGCACCGCGGACACCCTGCGCCACGTCGGCCTGTACGAGGAGCGCTACCGCCCCATCGGCGGTTACTCGACGGGCATGAAGCAGCGCGTGAAGCTGGCCCAGGCGCTGGTGCACGACCCGCAGCTGGTGTTCCTTGACGAGCCGACGAACGGCCTGGACCCGGTCGGCCGTGACGACATGCTCGGCCTGATCCGGCGCGTGCACGCCGACTTCGGCATCTCGGTCCTCGTCACCTCGCACCTGCTCGGCGAGCTCGAGCGCACCTGCGACCACGTCGTCATCATCGACGGCGGCAAGCTGCTGCGCTCCAGCTCCACCACGGACTTCACGCAGGCCACGGCGACGCTGGCGATCGAGGTCACCGACAGCGACGAACACCCGGACGGGACAAAGGCGTTGCGCGAGGCGTTCGCGCAGCGCGGCATCGAGACCAGCGCCGGCGGTGAGCTGCCCGGCGCCGGGCACACCGTCCTCATCACGGCGCAGGGCGAGGAGACGTACGACGTCGTGCGCGACATCGTCGCGGACCTCGGCCTCGGCCTGATCCGCATGGAACAGCGCAGGCACCAGATCGCGGAGGTCTTCCGCCCCGAGGCCGAGGCGCAGCAGGAGCAGGGCTCCGAGCGCGCGGCGGCCTGGGCGGCCACCGCCGCATCGCAGCAGACGGGAGGCGCGGCGCGATGA
- a CDS encoding ABC transporter permease, with protein sequence MTTEPMPTDRASTQIHNIGYRHYDGPRLGRAYSRRSLFSQSLRAAYGLGRSAKSKVLPMLLFVVMCVPALIMVAVAVATKANDLPVAYTRYAVILQAVIGLYVASAAPNAVSLDLRFKSIPLYFSRPIERVDYVVAKFAAMASALFILTAAPLIVLYVGSLLAKLDFTEQTKGFAQGLVSVALLSLLFAGIGLVVSAVTPRRGFGIAAVIAVLTITYGAVSTVQAIADAQDNAGAVTWLGLFSPITLIDGVGTAFLGASSSFPGAHGPSTGQGLVYLLIVLGLIAGSYGLLMRRYRKVGL encoded by the coding sequence ATGACCACCGAGCCCATGCCGACGGACCGCGCGTCCACCCAGATCCACAACATCGGCTACCGCCATTACGACGGCCCCCGCCTGGGCCGCGCGTACTCGCGCCGCTCGCTCTTCTCACAGAGCCTGCGCGCTGCCTACGGACTCGGCCGCTCGGCCAAGTCCAAGGTGCTGCCGATGCTGCTCTTCGTCGTGATGTGCGTCCCGGCGCTGATCATGGTCGCGGTGGCCGTCGCCACGAAGGCCAACGACCTGCCCGTCGCCTACACGCGCTACGCGGTCATCCTCCAGGCGGTGATCGGCCTCTACGTGGCGTCCGCCGCGCCGAACGCCGTCTCCCTGGACCTGCGCTTCAAGTCGATCCCGCTCTACTTCTCCCGCCCCATCGAGCGCGTCGACTACGTAGTAGCGAAGTTCGCCGCCATGGCGTCGGCCCTGTTCATCCTCACGGCCGCGCCGCTGATCGTGCTCTACGTAGGCTCTCTGCTCGCCAAGCTGGACTTCACGGAGCAGACCAAGGGATTCGCCCAAGGACTGGTATCCGTGGCGCTGTTGTCGCTGCTCTTCGCCGGGATCGGACTCGTCGTCTCCGCCGTCACCCCGCGCCGCGGGTTCGGCATCGCCGCCGTCATCGCCGTCCTGACGATCACCTACGGCGCGGTGTCCACGGTCCAGGCGATCGCCGACGCCCAGGACAACGCCGGGGCGGTGACCTGGCTCGGCCTCTTCTCACCGATCACGCTCATCGACGGAGTGGGGACCGCGTTCCTCGGAGCGAGCTCGTCCTTCCCCGGGGCACACGGACCCTCGACCGGCCAGGGACTCGTCTATCTGCTCATCGTCCTCGGGCTCATCGCCGGCTCCTACGGGCTGCTGATGCGCCGCTACCGGAAGGTCGGACTGTGA
- a CDS encoding ABC transporter ATP-binding protein, with translation MTTINIDHVSRWFGNVVAVNDVTMNIAPGVTGLLGPNGAGKSTLINMMGGFLAPSNGSVTLDGQPIWRNEQIYRHIGIVPEREGMYDFLTGREFVVANAELHGLGKKAAQEALATVEMEYAQDRKISTYSKGMRQRVKMASALVHTPSVLLLDEPFNGMDPRQRMQLMELLRRMGDEGRTVLFSSHILEEVEQLASHIEVVVAGRHAASGDFRKIRRLMTDRPHRYLIRSSDDRALAAVLIADPSTAGIEVDLKEGALHVQAVDFGRFTTLLPKVAQAHGIRLLTVSPSDESLESVFSYLVAA, from the coding sequence GTGACCACGATCAACATCGACCACGTCTCGCGCTGGTTCGGCAATGTCGTCGCGGTCAACGACGTCACGATGAACATCGCCCCCGGAGTGACCGGCCTGCTGGGGCCGAACGGCGCGGGCAAGTCCACGCTCATCAACATGATGGGCGGCTTCCTCGCCCCCTCGAACGGATCGGTGACCCTCGACGGACAGCCGATCTGGCGCAACGAACAGATCTACCGCCACATCGGCATCGTCCCCGAGCGCGAGGGGATGTACGACTTCCTCACGGGACGCGAATTCGTCGTCGCCAACGCCGAGTTGCACGGCCTCGGCAAGAAGGCTGCCCAGGAGGCGCTGGCCACGGTCGAGATGGAGTACGCGCAGGACCGCAAGATCTCGACGTACTCCAAGGGCATGCGGCAGCGCGTGAAGATGGCTTCCGCGCTCGTCCACACGCCGTCGGTGCTGCTGCTCGACGAGCCGTTCAACGGCATGGACCCGCGCCAGCGCATGCAGCTCATGGAGTTGCTGCGGCGCATGGGGGACGAGGGCCGCACCGTCCTGTTCTCCTCGCACATCCTCGAAGAGGTCGAGCAACTGGCCTCCCACATCGAGGTGGTCGTCGCGGGCCGGCACGCCGCGAGCGGCGACTTCCGCAAGATCCGCCGCCTGATGACCGACCGTCCGCACCGCTATCTGATCCGCTCCAGCGACGACCGGGCGCTGGCCGCCGTACTGATCGCGGACCCGTCGACGGCGGGCATCGAGGTCGACCTGAAGGAGGGCGCGCTGCACGTCCAGGCCGTCGACTTCGGCCGGTTCACGACGCTGCTCCCGAAGGTCGCGCAGGCGCACGGCATCCGGCTGCTCACGGTCTCGCCGTCCGACGAGTCCCTCGAGTCCGTCTTCTCGTATCTGGTCGCGGCGTAG
- a CDS encoding ABC transporter permease: MYDPTVARLTYRALLGRRRALILFALPVLLIVIAALVRGLTGADDQTASDLLGGFALATMVPLIGVIAGTGAIGPEIDDGSVVYLLSKPLKRPTIIFTKLIVAIGVTMVFSAVPTLIAGLILNGNGQQIAVAYTIAALVASIAYAAIFLLLGTVTRHAVVFGLVYALVWEALFGSLVSGARTLSVQQWSLAVAQKVAGGDLVTSDVGLPLATVLLVVVTVLATWYAGQKLRTLKLAGEE, encoded by the coding sequence ATGTACGACCCCACTGTCGCCCGACTCACCTACCGGGCCCTGCTCGGCAGGCGCCGGGCCCTCATTCTCTTCGCGCTGCCCGTGCTGCTGATCGTGATCGCCGCGCTCGTGCGCGGGCTCACGGGGGCAGACGACCAGACCGCGTCCGACCTCCTCGGCGGCTTCGCGCTCGCCACGATGGTGCCGCTGATCGGTGTCATCGCGGGGACCGGAGCCATCGGCCCGGAGATCGACGACGGCTCCGTGGTCTACCTGCTCTCGAAGCCGCTCAAGCGGCCCACGATCATCTTCACCAAGCTCATCGTGGCGATCGGCGTGACCATGGTGTTCTCCGCCGTCCCGACGCTCATCGCGGGCCTCATCCTGAACGGGAACGGGCAGCAGATCGCCGTCGCCTACACGATCGCGGCTCTCGTCGCCTCCATCGCGTACGCGGCGATCTTCCTGCTGCTCGGAACGGTCACCCGGCACGCGGTCGTCTTCGGCCTCGTCTACGCCCTCGTATGGGAGGCCCTGTTCGGGTCCCTGGTCTCCGGGGCGCGCACGCTCAGCGTGCAGCAGTGGTCGCTCGCGGTCGCCCAGAAGGTGGCCGGCGGCGACCTCGTCACCTCGGACGTGGGGCTGCCGCTCGCGACGGTGCTCCTGGTGGTGGTGACGGTTCTGGCGACCTGGTACGCCGGGCAGAAGCTGCGGACCCTGAAGCTGGCCGGTGAGGAGTAG
- a CDS encoding SGM_3592 family protein, which produces MAHEPNREGDRPGQGDDTWDDVVLDTDFIRAAETTEPSARARMLAERWRKGGPEPQPWRSDEPPAGWFFSKARRRRRRRR; this is translated from the coding sequence ATGGCACACGAACCGAACCGCGAGGGGGACCGGCCCGGTCAGGGCGACGACACCTGGGACGACGTCGTCCTGGACACCGACTTCATACGTGCCGCCGAGACGACCGAACCGTCGGCGCGGGCCCGCATGCTCGCCGAGCGGTGGCGAAAGGGTGGGCCCGAGCCCCAGCCGTGGCGCTCGGACGAGCCGCCCGCGGGGTGGTTCTTCAGCAAGGCGCGGCGGCGCAGGCGGCGCCGCCGGTGA
- a CDS encoding HAD family hydrolase yields MSHPAPLAPAFPYKLVATDLDGTLLRSDDTVSERTRDALTAATAAGAAHIIVTGRAVPWTRHILDDLGYEGLAVCGQGAQVYHAGEHRLLTSVTLDRQLAGLALAKIEAELGPLALAASRDGLEGEVIVGPGYEVQEGPLPVVPFTELAELWAQPLNKVYVQHPGLTDDQLAEVARTVAGGLVGVTMAGEGIVELLPLGLSKATGLSLAARRLGAKAVDTIAFGDMPNDIPMFGWASHGVAMSNAHEELKTVANEVTSSNEDDGIAVVLERLLG; encoded by the coding sequence GTGAGCCACCCCGCTCCCCTCGCCCCTGCCTTTCCGTACAAGCTCGTGGCGACCGATCTCGACGGAACGCTGCTGCGTTCCGACGACACGGTCTCCGAGCGCACGCGTGACGCGCTCACCGCGGCCACCGCGGCGGGCGCCGCGCACATCATCGTGACCGGCAGGGCCGTGCCCTGGACCCGCCACATCCTCGACGACCTCGGCTACGAGGGGCTCGCGGTGTGCGGCCAGGGCGCGCAGGTCTACCACGCGGGGGAGCACCGGCTGCTCACCTCGGTGACGCTCGACCGACAGCTGGCGGGGCTCGCGCTCGCCAAGATCGAGGCCGAGCTCGGCCCGCTGGCGCTCGCCGCGAGCCGCGACGGCCTCGAGGGCGAGGTCATCGTCGGCCCCGGCTACGAGGTGCAGGAGGGCCCGCTCCCGGTCGTCCCGTTCACGGAGCTCGCGGAGCTGTGGGCACAGCCGCTCAACAAGGTGTACGTCCAGCATCCGGGCCTGACCGACGACCAGCTGGCGGAGGTCGCGCGTACCGTCGCCGGCGGCCTGGTGGGGGTCACGATGGCGGGCGAGGGCATCGTGGAGCTGCTCCCGCTCGGCCTCTCCAAGGCCACGGGGCTCTCCCTTGCGGCCCGCCGCCTGGGCGCGAAGGCCGTTGACACGATCGCCTTCGGCGACATGCCCAACGACATCCCGATGTTCGGCTGGGCGTCCCACGGCGTGGCCATGTCGAACGCCCACGAGGAGCTCAAGACGGTGGCCAACGAGGTGACGTCGTCGAACGAGGACGATGGCATCGCGGTGGTGCTGGAGCGGTTGCTCGGCTGA
- the serS gene encoding serine--tRNA ligase, whose amino-acid sequence MIDLRLLREDPDRVRASQRARGEDVALVDSVLSADERRRSSGLRFDELRSEQKSLGKLIPKASPEERQELLKKTGELSAAVKAAEAEQREAEEETQRLALQLGNIVHPDVPRGGEEDFVVLETHGTIRDFGAEGFEPKDHLELGEALGAIDVERGAKVSGSRFYYMTGVGALLELALVNAAIAQATEADFTPMLTPSLVRPRAMEGTGFLGQAAENVYHLEKDDYYLVGTSEVPLAAYHMDEIVDGSQLPLRYAGFSPSYRREAGTYGKDTRGIFRVHQFNKVEMFSYVAPEDAENEHQRLLEWEKQWLTGLELPFQVIDVATGDLGASASRKFDCEAWIPTQGKYRELTSASNCDGFQARRLSIRMRDGKKVQPLATLNGTLCAVPRTIVAILENHQQADGSVRVPEMLRPYLGGRTTLDPK is encoded by the coding sequence GTGATTGACCTTCGCCTGCTCCGTGAGGACCCCGACCGTGTTCGCGCCTCCCAGCGCGCCCGTGGAGAGGACGTCGCGCTCGTCGACTCCGTCCTGTCCGCCGACGAGCGGCGCAGGTCGTCCGGGCTCCGCTTCGACGAACTCCGTTCCGAGCAGAAGTCGCTCGGCAAGCTGATCCCCAAGGCCTCCCCCGAGGAGCGCCAGGAGCTGCTGAAGAAGACGGGCGAGCTCTCCGCCGCCGTCAAGGCCGCAGAGGCCGAGCAGCGCGAGGCCGAGGAAGAGACGCAGCGCCTGGCGCTCCAGCTGGGCAACATCGTGCACCCCGACGTCCCGCGCGGCGGCGAGGAGGACTTCGTCGTCCTGGAGACGCACGGCACGATCCGCGACTTCGGCGCCGAGGGCTTCGAGCCCAAGGACCACCTGGAGCTCGGCGAGGCGCTCGGCGCCATCGACGTCGAGCGCGGCGCGAAGGTCTCCGGCTCGCGCTTCTACTACATGACCGGCGTCGGCGCGCTGCTCGAGCTCGCCCTGGTCAACGCGGCGATCGCGCAGGCCACCGAGGCCGACTTCACGCCGATGCTGACCCCGTCCCTGGTGCGCCCGCGCGCCATGGAGGGCACCGGCTTCCTCGGCCAGGCCGCGGAGAACGTGTACCACCTGGAGAAGGACGACTACTACCTGGTCGGCACCTCCGAGGTCCCGCTCGCCGCGTACCACATGGACGAGATCGTCGACGGCTCCCAGCTGCCGCTGCGCTACGCCGGCTTCTCGCCGTCCTACCGCCGCGAGGCCGGCACGTACGGCAAGGACACCCGCGGCATCTTCCGCGTCCACCAGTTCAACAAGGTCGAGATGTTCTCGTACGTCGCCCCGGAGGACGCGGAGAACGAGCACCAGCGGCTCCTGGAGTGGGAGAAGCAGTGGCTGACCGGCCTCGAGCTGCCCTTCCAGGTGATCGACGTCGCCACCGGTGACCTCGGCGCCTCGGCCTCGCGCAAGTTCGACTGCGAGGCGTGGATCCCGACGCAGGGCAAGTACCGCGAGCTGACCTCGGCCTCGAACTGCGACGGATTCCAGGCGCGCCGCCTGTCGATCCGGATGCGCGACGGCAAGAAGGTCCAGCCGCTCGCGACGCTGAACGGCACGCTGTGCGCCGTCCCGCGCACGATCGTCGCGATCCTGGAGAATCACCAGCAGGCCGACGGCTCGGTGCGGGTTCCGGAGATGCTGCGGCCCTACCTTGGGGGACGCACCACCCTGGACCCCAAGTAA
- the pheA gene encoding prephenate dehydratase codes for MPASYVYLGPEGTFTEVALRTLPETATRELVPVVSVPAALDAVRSGKAEAAFVPIENSVEGGITTTLDELVAGEPLMIYREVLLDITFALLVRPGTAISDIKTVTAHPAAQPQVRKWMKANLAEDVIWESAASNADGARLVQEGRYDAAFAGEFAAEKYGLVPLVTEIHDAENAQTRFVLVGRPARPAAPTGADKTSVVIWQREDHPGGLMELLQEFAIRGVNLVLLQSRPTGTGIGDYCFAIDAEGHIADRRVAEALMGLKRACPEVRFLGSYPRAGVAVEDVRPLRSGTSDGEFVAASDWLARCQDGRF; via the coding sequence ATGCCAGCCAGCTACGTGTATCTCGGCCCCGAGGGCACCTTCACCGAAGTCGCCCTGCGCACGCTCCCGGAGACGGCCACCCGGGAACTCGTCCCCGTGGTGTCCGTGCCCGCGGCGCTCGACGCCGTCCGCAGTGGCAAGGCCGAGGCCGCGTTCGTGCCGATCGAGAACTCCGTCGAGGGCGGCATCACCACGACCCTCGACGAGCTGGTCGCCGGCGAGCCGCTGATGATCTACCGCGAGGTGCTGCTCGACATCACCTTCGCGCTGCTCGTCCGCCCCGGCACCGCGATCTCCGACATCAAGACGGTCACCGCGCACCCGGCCGCCCAGCCGCAGGTGCGCAAGTGGATGAAGGCCAACCTGGCCGAGGACGTGATCTGGGAGTCCGCGGCGTCGAACGCCGACGGCGCGCGTCTCGTACAGGAGGGGCGCTACGACGCCGCGTTCGCCGGCGAGTTCGCGGCCGAGAAGTACGGGCTCGTGCCACTGGTCACCGAGATCCACGACGCGGAGAACGCGCAGACGCGCTTCGTCCTGGTCGGCAGGCCGGCCCGGCCCGCGGCGCCCACCGGCGCGGACAAGACCTCGGTCGTCATCTGGCAGCGCGAGGACCACCCCGGTGGGCTGATGGAGCTGCTCCAAGAGTTCGCCATCCGCGGGGTCAACCTGGTGCTGCTGCAGTCCCGGCCCACCGGCACGGGCATCGGCGACTACTGCTTCGCGATCGACGCGGAGGGGCACATCGCGGACCGCCGGGTGGCCGAGGCGTTGATGGGGCTGAAGCGGGCCTGCCCGGAGGTGCGCTTCCTCGGCTCGTACCCGCGGGCCGGGGTCGCCGTCGAGGACGTGCGCCCGCTGCGCTCGGGAACCTCGGACGGCGAGTTCGTGGCGGCGTCGGACTGGCTGGCGCGCTGCCAGGACGGCCGGTTCTAG